TCAATCAATGCGGCATTTAATTCTGCTGGGATTGCAGTATTAGCAAGGGCGACGAGTGTAAGGAGACTAGACATAGAGGGTTGGAAAATAATAATTAATTGGCTTGCGCAGTATTTGGCATGGCAGATGAATTCAAACTTCTGAGAATTTTCCGAATATGCTCTAAACGTTGTTCTAGTTTCTCAAAATCCTTCTCTTTTTGGGGAAGAATTTTCAATTTATCTTGGCCATTGAGCTGTATATATTTTGATGATTGGATTAGTTGAATGATCTTCATCGGGTCAATTGGCGGATTGGGGATGAACTGAATCTGTATCGATAATGGGCTTGCATCAATCTTCTTAATTCCAAAGCTGGTCATTTCTAGGCGCAAGCGATGGGTTTCATAAAGTGATTTGGCCTGGTCAGGTAAATCGCCATAGCGATCTACTAGCTCTTCACGTAATCCCATGAGTTCAGAGAAGTCGTTTGTACCAGCAAAGCGCTTATACATGGAAAGTCGTTCGTGGACATCCGGGCAATAGTCATTTGGAAAGAGGGCCGGTACACCTAAATTAACATCGGTTGTCGCCTGAAGTGGCGACAAGAGATCTGGCTCCTTACCGCTACGCAGGGATTTGACTGCACGATTGAGCATCTCGGTATAGAGCTGAAACCCAATTTCATGAATCTCACCAGATTGCTTATCCCCCAGGACTTCACCAGCGCCACGAATCTCTAAATCGTGCATCGCTAAGTAGAAACCAGACCCGAGCTCTTCCATGGCTTGAATGGCATTTAAACGCAGTTGCGCTTGCTTGCTGAGTGCCTCGGGATCTGGCACCAGTAAATAAGCATAGGCCTGATGGTGGGATCGTCCAACACGTCCGCGCAATTGATGTAACTGTGCCAAGCCAAACTTATCAGCGCGATGCATGATGATGGTATTGGCAGTCGGAACGTCAATACCAGTTTCAATAATGGTGGTGCATAGCAAGATGTTGGTGCGCTGGGTCACAAAATCACGCATCACTGACTCCAGCTCACGTTCGTGCATTTGACCGTGCGCTACGCTAATGCGCGCTTCTGGAATGAGCTCTTGTAATTCGTGTTTTCGATTTTGAATGGTTTCGACTTCGTTATGCAAGAAGTAGACCTGTCCACCACGTTTAATTTCTCGAAGGACTGCTTCACGAATCACGCCATCACCTTCTCGTCGTACAAAGGTTTTGATGGCTAAGCGCTTCTGTGGCGCAGTTGCAATAACTGAAAACTCACGCAAACCTTCCATCGCCATACCAAGCGTTCGTGGAATAGGGGTGGCAGTTAAAGTCAAGATATCTACTTCAGCACGTAATGCTTTGAGCGCATCTTTTTGACGTACACCAAAGCGATGCTCCTCATCCACAATCACTAAGCCTAAATTGGCGAACTGGGTTTCTTTAGAAAGCAGTTTGTGAGTTCCGATAATGATGTCGGCTTCGCCCTTGCCAATGGCTTCCAAGGCAGCATTAATTTCTTTGGTAGTTCTGAAGCGGGAGAGCTCAACGACGCGCACAGGCCAATCGGCAAAGCGATCTTTCCAGGTTGCGACATGTTGTTCAGCGAGTAGGGTGGTTGGAGCCAAGATGGCCACTTGCTTGCCACCCATGACCGCAACAAAACTAGCACGTAGAGCGACCTCTGTTTTACCAAAGCCTACATCACCACACACCAGCCTATCCATAGGTGTGCCGCTAGTCATATCCCCAATAACTGCCGCAATAGCATTAGCTTGATCGGGTGTCTCTTCAAATCCAAAGCTTTCTGCAAACGCAGCGTAATCATGGGCTGAGAATTCAAAAGCATGACCTTTACGAATAGCTCTAGCGGCATAGAGATTTAAAAGTTCAGCTGCGGTATCGCGTATTTGTTGAGCGGCCTTACGTCTTGCTTTGTCCCACTGACCCGAGCCTAGCTGATGCAAAGGGGCCGAATCAGGATCAGAGCCTGCATAACGCGTCACCATTTGCAGTTGTTGAACTGGTACGTAAAGAGTAGCATCCTTGGCGTAGACCAAGTGCAAAAACTCTTCAAAAATCGGCTCTTCTTTTTGTGGCGCTAAATTCAGAAGTACTAAGCCTTGGTAACGACCAATCCCATGATCAGAGTGCACAACCGGATCACCGATTTTGAGCTCAGATAAATCTTTAAAGAGCATGTCCGGATCGGCGCTCTCACTTTCTTTACCCTTGCGTCTTTGCCGAGCAGTAGCTGTAAACAGCTCTGCTTCGGTTACGATAATCAAGTTTTCAGCAGGCCAGGTAAAGCCATTAAATAGTTGCGCTGTTACCAGGCCAAAGAGAGCGTCACTCTTAATAAAATCAGAGACGCCTTCAAAACCTTCTGGCTTTAGTGGGTAGAGCGGTTTGCCATGCTGACCAGAAGCTGAATTACTCTCTTCAAAGAGCTGACGAATCGATTCTTTACGACCATTGCTATCGCTGCAAATCAGTACACGTACTTTTTCTTGAGAAACTAAAGTTCGCAGTCGATTGATGGGGTCAGTATCCCGCCGATGAACAGATAGGTCGGGAACGGCTAAAAATTGTGGTGATTCTTTGGTTTCTTTATCCGCTTCTTTATTCAATGCTAGGCGCGCATTTGGCTTGGCTGCTGTAAAGAATTGATCTGCATCTAGAAATAATTCAGCTGGCGGCAGAATAGGGCGATCAAGGTCATGCTTTAAGAATTCATACCGAGAGAGCGTATCTTTCCAAAAGCCCTTGATAGATTCTTCAACATTACCAATGCTCACCGCCCAAACAGGATCGCCCGAACGGGGAAAGTAATCAAAGACTGTCGATGACTCCTCAAAGAAGAGGGGTAAATAGGATTCAATACCTGCACTAGGAATTCCTAGGTTGGCATCTTTGTAAATTGAGCACCGTGTTGGATCACCTTCAAATATTTCGCGCCAGCGTCCACGAAATGCGGTTCGTGAAGCATCATCAAATGGAAATTCGTGACCTGGTAATAGGCGAACTTCTTTTACTGGATAGAGGCTGCGTTGGGTATCAGGATCAAAAGCTCTGATTTGCTCAATCTCATCACCAAAAAGATCTAGGCGATAAGGCAGGCTCGACCCCATTGGAAATAAATCAATCAAGCCACCACGAATGCTGTATTCACCGGGGCGCATTACTGAGCTTACGGGATCGTAACCGGCCTGCTGCAACTGCAGTTTCAGTGCGACTTCATTGAGCTTGTCACCCTGCCTAAAAAAGAAGGTGTGACCAGATAAAAAGTTTGGCGGCCCTAGTCTTTGGAGTGCTGTAGTAATTGGGACCAGAACAATGTCGCAGCTGCCATTGAGCAATTCATACAGAGTCGCTAAGCGCTCTGAAACCAAATCCTGGTGAGGTGAGAAATGGTCATAGGGCAGGATTTCCCAGTCAGGCAGTAGGCGTGTTTTGAGTTGTGGTGCAAAAGCCGGAATTTCTTCCAAAAGCCGCTGGGCCTCCTGTGCCTGGGCACAGAAAATCACCATGACTGAGAACTCTGAGCGATACCGAAGGGCAGATTGGGCGATGAGTGCTGCATCTGAAGAGCCAACTAGGCCTGAAAAGGTAAAGCGCTGCCCAGCCCGCGGTGCAGGTATGGGGGGTGCTAGTTTTAATGCATCAGACATCTGTGC
This genomic stretch from Polynucleobacter corsicus harbors:
- the mfd gene encoding transcription-repair coupling factor, with amino-acid sequence MSDALKLAPPIPAPRAGQRFTFSGLVGSSDAALIAQSALRYRSEFSVMVIFCAQAQEAQRLLEEIPAFAPQLKTRLLPDWEILPYDHFSPHQDLVSERLATLYELLNGSCDIVLVPITTALQRLGPPNFLSGHTFFFRQGDKLNEVALKLQLQQAGYDPVSSVMRPGEYSIRGGLIDLFPMGSSLPYRLDLFGDEIEQIRAFDPDTQRSLYPVKEVRLLPGHEFPFDDASRTAFRGRWREIFEGDPTRCSIYKDANLGIPSAGIESYLPLFFEESSTVFDYFPRSGDPVWAVSIGNVEESIKGFWKDTLSRYEFLKHDLDRPILPPAELFLDADQFFTAAKPNARLALNKEADKETKESPQFLAVPDLSVHRRDTDPINRLRTLVSQEKVRVLICSDSNGRKESIRQLFEESNSASGQHGKPLYPLKPEGFEGVSDFIKSDALFGLVTAQLFNGFTWPAENLIIVTEAELFTATARQRRKGKESESADPDMLFKDLSELKIGDPVVHSDHGIGRYQGLVLLNLAPQKEEPIFEEFLHLVYAKDATLYVPVQQLQMVTRYAGSDPDSAPLHQLGSGQWDKARRKAAQQIRDTAAELLNLYAARAIRKGHAFEFSAHDYAAFAESFGFEETPDQANAIAAVIGDMTSGTPMDRLVCGDVGFGKTEVALRASFVAVMGGKQVAILAPTTLLAEQHVATWKDRFADWPVRVVELSRFRTTKEINAALEAIGKGEADIIIGTHKLLSKETQFANLGLVIVDEEHRFGVRQKDALKALRAEVDILTLTATPIPRTLGMAMEGLREFSVIATAPQKRLAIKTFVRREGDGVIREAVLREIKRGGQVYFLHNEVETIQNRKHELQELIPEARISVAHGQMHERELESVMRDFVTQRTNILLCTTIIETGIDVPTANTIIMHRADKFGLAQLHQLRGRVGRSHHQAYAYLLVPDPEALSKQAQLRLNAIQAMEELGSGFYLAMHDLEIRGAGEVLGDKQSGEIHEIGFQLYTEMLNRAVKSLRSGKEPDLLSPLQATTDVNLGVPALFPNDYCPDVHERLSMYKRFAGTNDFSELMGLREELVDRYGDLPDQAKSLYETHRLRLEMTSFGIKKIDASPLSIQIQFIPNPPIDPMKIIQLIQSSKYIQLNGQDKLKILPQKEKDFEKLEQRLEHIRKILRSLNSSAMPNTAQAN